In a single window of the Raphanus sativus cultivar WK10039 chromosome 9, ASM80110v3, whole genome shotgun sequence genome:
- the LOC108827380 gene encoding 14 kDa proline-rich protein DC2.15-like, translated as MAYSKIALLLVLNVIFFTLVSSTAPCSPPPPKSHNKKPAPSSPYTKPSCKANRHCCKDALKLKVCANVLNLVKVSLPEKAECCALIKGLVNLDAGVCLCTALKANVLGINLRVPISLSVLLNQCGTKVPSGFQCA; from the exons ATGGCTTACTCTAAGATTGCTCTTCTCCTTGTTTTGAATGTCATCTTCTTCACTTTGGTCAGTTCTACGGCCCCTTGTTCACCACCACCGCCCAAAAGCCACAACAAGAAACCCGCACCGTCGTCTCCTTACACCAAACCCAGTTGCAAAGCA AACCGGCACTGTTGCAAAGATGCTCTTAAACTCAAGGTATGTGCCAACGTGTTGAATTTGGTTAAGGTTTCTCTACCAGAAAAGGCCGAATGTTGCGCCCTTATCAAAGGTCTAGTTAATCTTGATGCCGGAGTGTGTCTCTGCACCGCTTTGAAGGCTAATGTCCTTGGCATTAATCTTCGTGTTCCTATTTCACTGAGTGTTCTCCTTAATCAGTGTGGTACGAAGGTTCCATCTGGTTTCCAATGTGCTTAG
- the LOC108826365 gene encoding 14 kDa proline-rich protein DC2.15-like, which translates to MAYSKIALLLVLNVIFFTLVSSTAPCSPPPPKSHNKKPAPSSPYTKPSCKDALKLKVCANVLNLVKISLPEKTECCALIKGLVNLDAGVCLCTALKANVLGINLRVPISLSVLFNQCGTKVPSGFQCA; encoded by the coding sequence ATGGCTTACTCTAAGATTGCTCTTCTCCTTGTTTTGAATGTCATCTTCTTCACTTTGGTTAGCTCTACGGCCCCTTGTTCACCACCACCGCCCAAAAGCCACAACAAGAAACCCGCACCGTCGTCTCCTTACACCAAACCCAGTTGCAAAGATGCTCTTAAACTCAAGGTATGCGCCAACGTGTTGAATTTGGTTAAGATTTCTCTACCAGAAAAGACCGAATGTTGCGCCCTTATCAAAGGTCTAGTTAATCTCGATGCTGGGGTCTGTCTCTGCACCGCTTTGAAGGCTAATGTCCTTGGCATTAATCTTCGTGTTCCTATTTCACTGAGTGTTCTCTTTAATCAGTGTGGTACGAAGGTTCCATCTGGTTTCCAATGTGCTTAG
- the LOC108827035 gene encoding homeobox-leucine zipper protein HDG5 isoform X2, with translation MLTIGEGSVLTSDNIFASPPPPPASSSPATIQNPNFNFIPFNSFSSIIPKEEHGMMSMSMMMMMGDETVEEMMDNGSVGGSFGSGSEQPEDPKSGNEFDVNELRDDEQPPPAKKKRYHRHTDRQIQEMEALFKENPHPDDKQRQRLSHELGLKPRQVKFWFQNRRTQMKAQQDRAENVMLRADNDNLKLENSQLQAELQCLSCPSCGGPTVIGDIPFNELHIENCRLREELDRLCCIASRYTDRPMQSMPSSQPLINPASELPHHPPSLELDMSAYAGNFPEHPCPDLTSLPPQNTACFFPNQTNNNSNNSNMLLADEEKVIAMEFAVSCVQELTKMCDIEEPLWVKKKPDKIGDEILCLNEEEYMRLFPWPMGNHNNKGDFRREASKANAVVIMNSITLVDAFLNADKWSEMFCSIVARAKTVQMISSGVSGASGSLLLMYAELQVLSPLVPTREAYFLRYVEQNAENGNWAIVDFPIDSFHDQNIPHEYKRTPSGCIIQDMPNGYSQVKWVEHVVVVERHVHETFAEYVKSGMAFGASRWVDVLERQCERMASLMARNITDLGVIRSAEARRNMMRLSQRMVKTFCVNISTSYGQSWTALSETTKDTVRITTRKVCEPGQPTGVVLVAVSTTWLPFSHFKVFDLLRDQHHHSLLEVLFSGNSPHEVAHIANGSHPGNCISLLRINVASNSWHNVELMLQESCVDNSGGLIVYSSVNVDSIQHVMNGEDPSSIPLLPLGFSVVPVNHPGEVEGISVNSLPPPSCLLTVGIQVLASNVPSAKPNLSTVTTVNNHLCSIVNQITSVLSSTVSPTMASSAAAAKHEVV, from the exons ATGTTGACAATAGGAGAAGGAAGTGTGCTGACATCAGACAACATATTTGCttcgcctcctcctcctcctgcttcttcttctccggcaacaatccaaaaccctaattttaatTTCATCCCTTTCAACTCATTTTCTTCCATCATCCCG AAGGAGGAGCATGGAATGATGAGTATgagtatgatgatgatgatgggagATGAAACAGTAGAGGAAATGATGGACAACGGGTCTGTGGGTGGGTCATTCGGGTCGGGTAGTGAACAACCAGAAGATCCAAAGTCCGGGAATGAGTTTGATGTTAATGAACTTCGAGACGATGAACAACCTCCTCCTGCTAAGAAGAAACGTTACCACAGACATACTGATCGTCAGATCCAAGAAATGGAGGC ATTGTTCAAAGAGAACCCTCATCCAGACGACAAGCAAAGACAGAGATTAAGTCATGAACTTGGTCTCAAGCCTCGACAAGTCAAGTTCTGGTTTCAAAATAGGCGTACCCAAATGAAG GCACAACAGGACCGAGCAGAGAATGTGATGTTAAGGGCAGATAACGATAACCTCAAGTTGGAGAATTCTCAGCTTCAGGCGGAGCTACAGTGCCTCTCGTGTCCTTCTTGCGGCGGCCCCACCGTCATCGGCGACATTCCTTTCAACGAACTCCACATTGAGAACTGTCGTCTCCGTGAAGAG CTAGATCGTCTATGCTGCATAGCTTCAAGATACACAGACCGTCCAATGCAATCCATGCCATCATCTCAGCCATTAATCAATCCTGCTTCTGAGCTTCCACACCATCCACCTTCACTGGAGTTAGATATGAGCGCATACGCTGGAAACTTTCCAGAACATCCTTGTCCAGACTTGACGTCGCTTCCTCCACAAAACACCGCCTGTTTCTTCCCAAATCAAACTAataacaacagcaacaacagcAACATGTTACTTGCGGATGAAGAAAAGGTTATTGCTATGGAGTTCGCTGTCTCGTGCGTCCAAGAACTTACTAAAATGTGTGACATAGAAGAGCCTTTGTGGGTCAAGAAGAAACCGGACAAGATCGGTGACGAGATTTTGTGTCTGAACGAGGAAGAGTACATGAGATTGTTCCCATGGCCAATGGGGAATCATAACAACAAAGGAGATTTTCGTAGAGAAGCTTCAAAGGCAAACGCGGTTGTCATCATGAATAGCATAACGCTTGTTGACGCTTTTCTTAACGCT GATAAGTGGTCAGAGATGTTCTGCTCAATAGTGGCTAGGGCAAAAACGGTTCAGATGATTTCATCTGGAGTTTCTGGAGCTAGTGGCTCTCTTTTACTG ATGTATGCAGAGTTACAGGTACTATCTCCATTGGTTCCAACTCGGGAAGCTTATTTTCTACGTTATGTGGAACAAAACGCGGAAAACGGGAACTGGGCAATCGTTGATTTCCCGATCGATAGCTTCCACGACCAAAACATTCCTCATGAGTATAAGAGAACACCTTCAGGTTGCATCATTCAAGACATGCCTAATGGATACTCACAAGTCAAGTGGGTCGAGCACGTGGTGGTAGTCGAGAGGCACGTGCACGAGACATTCGCTGAGTATGTGAAAAGCGGAATGGCTTTTGGAGCTAGCCGTTGGGTCGACGTGTTGGAGAGGCAATGCGAGAGAATGGCTAGTCTAATGGCTAGAAACATAACCGATCTTGGAG tGATTCGATCAGCAGAAGCGAGGAGGAACATGATGAGGTTATCACAAAGGATGGTGAAAACATTCTGTGTGAATATAAGCACTTCGTACGGACAATCATGGACCGCTCTGTCTGAAACGACTAAAGACACTGTGAGAATCACGACAAGGAAAGTGTGCGAGCCTGGACAACCTACTGGAGTTGTTCTAGTTGCTGTCTCAACAACTTGGCTTCCATTTTCTCACTTCAAAGTTTTCGATCTTCTACGGGATCAACATCACCACTCTCTCTTGGAGGTTTTGTTCAGTGGCAATTCACCTCATGAAGTTGCTCATATAGCCAATGGTTCACATCCTGGAAACTGCATCTCTCTTCTTCGTATCAAC GTAGCGAGCAACTCATGGCATAACGTAGAGCTGATGCTTCAAGAGAGCTGCGTTGACAACTCCGGTGGCTTGATCGTCTACTCTTCCGTCAACGTTGACTCAATCCAGCACGTGATGAACGGTGAAGATCCTTCCAGCATTCCGCTTTTGCCCCTCGGGTTCTCTGTTGTCCCTGTGAACCATCCCGGTGAGGTAGAGGGTATTTCCGTCAATTCGCTTCCTCCGCCGTCGTGTCTTCTCACCGTCGGGATTCAGGTCTTGGCGAGCAACGTCCCAAGCGCTAAACCGAATCTTTCCACCGTCACAACCGTCAACAACCACCTTTGCTCCATAGTCAATCAGATCACTTCTGTCCTTAGCAGCACGGTTTCTCCGACCATGGCATCTTCCGCCGCCGCAGCCAAACATGAGGTCGTCTAA
- the LOC108826550 gene encoding 14 kDa proline-rich protein DC2.15-like: protein MAYSKIALLLVLNVIFFTLVSSTAPCSPPPPKSHNKKPAPSSPYTKPSCKDALKLKVCANVLNLVKVSLPEKAECCALIKGLANLDAGVCLCTALKANVLGINLHVPISLSVLLNQCGTKIPSGFQCA from the coding sequence ATGGCTTACTCTAAGATTGCTCTTCTCCTTGTTTTGAATGTCATCTTCTTCACTTTGGTCAGTTCTACGGCCCCTTGTTCACCACCACCGCCCAAAAGCCACAACAAGAAACCCGCACCGTCGTCTCCTTACACCAAACCCAGTTGCAAAGATGCTCTTAAACTCAAGGTATGTGCCAACGTGTTGAATTTGGTTAAGGTTTCTCTACCAGAAAAGGCCGAATGTTGCGCCCTTATCAAAGGTCTAGCTAATCTCGATGCTGGGGTCTGTCTCTGCACCGCTTTGAAGGCTAATGTCCTTGGCATTAATCTTCATGTTCCTATTTCACTGAGTGTTCTCCTTAACCAGTGTGGTACGAAGATTCCATCTGGTTTCCAATGTGCTTAG
- the LOC108827035 gene encoding homeobox-leucine zipper protein HDG5 isoform X1: protein MHVFSSLFEYYFPVMLTIGEGSVLTSDNIFASPPPPPASSSPATIQNPNFNFIPFNSFSSIIPKEEHGMMSMSMMMMMGDETVEEMMDNGSVGGSFGSGSEQPEDPKSGNEFDVNELRDDEQPPPAKKKRYHRHTDRQIQEMEALFKENPHPDDKQRQRLSHELGLKPRQVKFWFQNRRTQMKAQQDRAENVMLRADNDNLKLENSQLQAELQCLSCPSCGGPTVIGDIPFNELHIENCRLREELDRLCCIASRYTDRPMQSMPSSQPLINPASELPHHPPSLELDMSAYAGNFPEHPCPDLTSLPPQNTACFFPNQTNNNSNNSNMLLADEEKVIAMEFAVSCVQELTKMCDIEEPLWVKKKPDKIGDEILCLNEEEYMRLFPWPMGNHNNKGDFRREASKANAVVIMNSITLVDAFLNADKWSEMFCSIVARAKTVQMISSGVSGASGSLLLMYAELQVLSPLVPTREAYFLRYVEQNAENGNWAIVDFPIDSFHDQNIPHEYKRTPSGCIIQDMPNGYSQVKWVEHVVVVERHVHETFAEYVKSGMAFGASRWVDVLERQCERMASLMARNITDLGVIRSAEARRNMMRLSQRMVKTFCVNISTSYGQSWTALSETTKDTVRITTRKVCEPGQPTGVVLVAVSTTWLPFSHFKVFDLLRDQHHHSLLEVLFSGNSPHEVAHIANGSHPGNCISLLRINVASNSWHNVELMLQESCVDNSGGLIVYSSVNVDSIQHVMNGEDPSSIPLLPLGFSVVPVNHPGEVEGISVNSLPPPSCLLTVGIQVLASNVPSAKPNLSTVTTVNNHLCSIVNQITSVLSSTVSPTMASSAAAAKHEVV, encoded by the exons ATGcatgttttttcttctctttttgaaTACTATTTCCCAG TGATGTTGACAATAGGAGAAGGAAGTGTGCTGACATCAGACAACATATTTGCttcgcctcctcctcctcctgcttcttcttctccggcaacaatccaaaaccctaattttaatTTCATCCCTTTCAACTCATTTTCTTCCATCATCCCG AAGGAGGAGCATGGAATGATGAGTATgagtatgatgatgatgatgggagATGAAACAGTAGAGGAAATGATGGACAACGGGTCTGTGGGTGGGTCATTCGGGTCGGGTAGTGAACAACCAGAAGATCCAAAGTCCGGGAATGAGTTTGATGTTAATGAACTTCGAGACGATGAACAACCTCCTCCTGCTAAGAAGAAACGTTACCACAGACATACTGATCGTCAGATCCAAGAAATGGAGGC ATTGTTCAAAGAGAACCCTCATCCAGACGACAAGCAAAGACAGAGATTAAGTCATGAACTTGGTCTCAAGCCTCGACAAGTCAAGTTCTGGTTTCAAAATAGGCGTACCCAAATGAAG GCACAACAGGACCGAGCAGAGAATGTGATGTTAAGGGCAGATAACGATAACCTCAAGTTGGAGAATTCTCAGCTTCAGGCGGAGCTACAGTGCCTCTCGTGTCCTTCTTGCGGCGGCCCCACCGTCATCGGCGACATTCCTTTCAACGAACTCCACATTGAGAACTGTCGTCTCCGTGAAGAG CTAGATCGTCTATGCTGCATAGCTTCAAGATACACAGACCGTCCAATGCAATCCATGCCATCATCTCAGCCATTAATCAATCCTGCTTCTGAGCTTCCACACCATCCACCTTCACTGGAGTTAGATATGAGCGCATACGCTGGAAACTTTCCAGAACATCCTTGTCCAGACTTGACGTCGCTTCCTCCACAAAACACCGCCTGTTTCTTCCCAAATCAAACTAataacaacagcaacaacagcAACATGTTACTTGCGGATGAAGAAAAGGTTATTGCTATGGAGTTCGCTGTCTCGTGCGTCCAAGAACTTACTAAAATGTGTGACATAGAAGAGCCTTTGTGGGTCAAGAAGAAACCGGACAAGATCGGTGACGAGATTTTGTGTCTGAACGAGGAAGAGTACATGAGATTGTTCCCATGGCCAATGGGGAATCATAACAACAAAGGAGATTTTCGTAGAGAAGCTTCAAAGGCAAACGCGGTTGTCATCATGAATAGCATAACGCTTGTTGACGCTTTTCTTAACGCT GATAAGTGGTCAGAGATGTTCTGCTCAATAGTGGCTAGGGCAAAAACGGTTCAGATGATTTCATCTGGAGTTTCTGGAGCTAGTGGCTCTCTTTTACTG ATGTATGCAGAGTTACAGGTACTATCTCCATTGGTTCCAACTCGGGAAGCTTATTTTCTACGTTATGTGGAACAAAACGCGGAAAACGGGAACTGGGCAATCGTTGATTTCCCGATCGATAGCTTCCACGACCAAAACATTCCTCATGAGTATAAGAGAACACCTTCAGGTTGCATCATTCAAGACATGCCTAATGGATACTCACAAGTCAAGTGGGTCGAGCACGTGGTGGTAGTCGAGAGGCACGTGCACGAGACATTCGCTGAGTATGTGAAAAGCGGAATGGCTTTTGGAGCTAGCCGTTGGGTCGACGTGTTGGAGAGGCAATGCGAGAGAATGGCTAGTCTAATGGCTAGAAACATAACCGATCTTGGAG tGATTCGATCAGCAGAAGCGAGGAGGAACATGATGAGGTTATCACAAAGGATGGTGAAAACATTCTGTGTGAATATAAGCACTTCGTACGGACAATCATGGACCGCTCTGTCTGAAACGACTAAAGACACTGTGAGAATCACGACAAGGAAAGTGTGCGAGCCTGGACAACCTACTGGAGTTGTTCTAGTTGCTGTCTCAACAACTTGGCTTCCATTTTCTCACTTCAAAGTTTTCGATCTTCTACGGGATCAACATCACCACTCTCTCTTGGAGGTTTTGTTCAGTGGCAATTCACCTCATGAAGTTGCTCATATAGCCAATGGTTCACATCCTGGAAACTGCATCTCTCTTCTTCGTATCAAC GTAGCGAGCAACTCATGGCATAACGTAGAGCTGATGCTTCAAGAGAGCTGCGTTGACAACTCCGGTGGCTTGATCGTCTACTCTTCCGTCAACGTTGACTCAATCCAGCACGTGATGAACGGTGAAGATCCTTCCAGCATTCCGCTTTTGCCCCTCGGGTTCTCTGTTGTCCCTGTGAACCATCCCGGTGAGGTAGAGGGTATTTCCGTCAATTCGCTTCCTCCGCCGTCGTGTCTTCTCACCGTCGGGATTCAGGTCTTGGCGAGCAACGTCCCAAGCGCTAAACCGAATCTTTCCACCGTCACAACCGTCAACAACCACCTTTGCTCCATAGTCAATCAGATCACTTCTGTCCTTAGCAGCACGGTTTCTCCGACCATGGCATCTTCCGCCGCCGCAGCCAAACATGAGGTCGTCTAA